The Rhododendron vialii isolate Sample 1 chromosome 6a, ASM3025357v1 genome includes a window with the following:
- the LOC131330687 gene encoding ribonuclease 3-like protein 3 translates to MEPNEEHNQDQLILSIQTQLRDLHNKQPPEETQKPTAELLPSLDEVEEIIGYNFRDRSLLAQAFTHGSCRCSTSSYERLEYVGDSVLNLLISREDYFAYPDLQPGKLTRLRAANVDTEKLARVAVKHNLHKYLRHEKPLLDGQIREFMDAIADYPLHSSGLVNAPKVLADIVESTIGAIFIDSSSSIDTTWKVVKSLLEPIITPTTIQMHPVTKVTELCQKHGLKLQFVDLWKETGEIEVFVDDEFVERATYTSKRLIAQNRAANNAYNEIIRKLSAEEKNCDNG, encoded by the exons ATGGAACCCAACGAAGAGCATAATCAAGATCAACTAATCCTTTCCATCCAAACCCAACTCCGTGATCTCCACAACAAACAACCACCGGAAGAGACACAAAAACCGACGGCCGAGCTGCTTCCGAGCCTTGACGAGGTCGAAGAAATCATCGGCTACAACTTCAGAGACCGAAGCCTACTAGCCCAAGCCTTCACCCACGGCTCGTGCCGGTGCTCGACGTCGTCTTACGAGCGGCTCGAGTACGTGGGCGACTCGGTGCTGAACCTCTTGATTTCGAGAGAGGACTATTTCGCTTACCCTGACTTGCAGCCGGGGAAACTGACTCGGCTCCGCGCCGCCAATGTTGACACGGAGAAGCTCGCACGTGTGGCCGTCAAGCACAATTTGCACAAGTATTTGCGGCATGAGAAACCCCTACTAGATGGTCAA ATTAGAGAATTTATGGATGCAATTGCAGACTATCCTCTGCACTCCAGTGGGTTGGTAAATGCACCAAAAGTGCTAGCAGACATAGTTGAATCCACCATTGGAGCCATTTTCATCGACAGCAGCTCCTCAATTGACACTACCTGGaag gtAGTCAAAAGCTTGTTGGAGCCGATAATCACACCGACGACAATTCAAATGCATCCGGTAACAAAGGTCACCGAACTATGCCAGAAGCACGGACTCAAATTACAATTCGTAGATTTATGGAAGGAAACCGGGGAAATTGAAGTGTTTGTAGATGATGAGTTTGTTGAAAGAGCTACCTACACTTCCAAGAGGCTTATCGCACAAAACAGAGCCGCAAACAACGCGTACAATGAAATTATAAGAAAGTTGAGCGCAGAAGAAAAAAACTGCGACAATGGCTGA
- the LOC131330706 gene encoding uncharacterized protein LOC131330706, which produces MTQVASQRSEKPKLGHLELSISCSQTGEKIHRRRGERGGGGRERRGEERRGRGRRRRPPPPDRRRFPFSLGQLTRSFLSLAEDFLSLSQSKVTRAIAMILTSGGNDRLRFL; this is translated from the exons ATGACACAAGTTGCTTCCCAGAGGTCAGAGAAACCGAAACTTGGTCACCTCGAACTCAGCATCTCTTGCTCTCAAACCGGCGAAAAGATACACCGGCggagaggagaaagaggaggagggggaagggagaggagaggagaggagaggagagggagggggaggaggCGGCGGCCCCCTCCCCCAGATCGCAGAAGATTTCCTTTCTCTCTTGGACAATTGACCAgatcctttctctctctcgcagaagatttcctttctctctctcagtcAAAG GTGACAAGAGCCATCGCGATGATTTTGACATCTGGTGGCAACGACAGGCTCCGATTTCTTTAG
- the LOC131330651 gene encoding calcium permeable stress-gated cation channel 1-like — translation MATLSNIMVAAAINILSAFAFFVAFAVLRIQPLNDRVYFPKWYLKGLRSSPSRAGVFVQKFVNLDYRSYVAFLNWMPAALKMPEPELIDHAGLDSAVYLRIYWTGLKIFVPIAFLAFTIMIPVNYTNGTLQHSNLVYSDIDKLSISNVPNASHRFWTHLLMSYVFTFWTCYVLKKEYETVASMRLHFIQSENRRPDQFTVLVRNVPPDPDESVSELVEHFFLVNHPDHYLTHQVVYNANELTKLVEEKKKKHNWLDYYQLKFSRNQSKRPSVKTGYLGFWGEKVDAIDFYKSEIERLSEEISKERMRIAKDPKSIMPASFVSFKDRWGAAVCAQTQQSRNPTIWLTEWAPEPRDVYWCNLPIPYVSLTIRRLISGVAFFFLTFFFMIPIAFVQSLANISGIEKTAPFLKPIVEEKFFNSIIQGFLPGIALKLFLIFLPSVLMLMSKFEGYCSISSLERVSASKYYIFLFINVFLGSIITGTAFQQLNNFIHQSANEIPMTIGVSIPMKATFFITYIMVDGWAGVAGEILRLKPLIFYHLKNFFLVKTEKDREEAMDPGSLGFNTGEPQIQLYFLLGLVYAVVTPILLPFIIIFFGLAYVVYRHQIINVYNQQYESAAAFWPDVHGRIITALVVSQLLLMGLLSTKEAAQSTPLLITLPVLTVWFHIYCRGRYEPAFIRYPLQEAMMKDTLERTREPNLNLKEYLRSAYIHPVFKQEDDSDSDSESDVGTVNSDREPELVPTKRQSRRNTPLPSKHSGSSPPSISEVHVNCQP, via the exons ATGGCTACACTTAGTAATATAATGGTTGCAGCAGCAATCAATATCCTCAGTGCATTTGCCTTCTTTGTGGCATTTGCTGTACTTCGCATCCAGCCTCTCAATGATAGAGTCTACTTTCCAAAATGGTATTTAAAGGGTTTAAGAAGCAGTCCGTCTCGCGCTGGTGTTTTCGTGCAGAAATTTGTCAATTTGGACTACCGGTCATATGTGGCGTTTTTGAATTGGATGCCAGCTGCTCTGAAAATGCCGGAACCTGAGCTTATTGACCATGCAGGATTGGACTCTGCTGTTTATTTGAGGATATACTGGACAGG GCTTAAAATTTTTGTTCCAATCGCATTTCTTGCTTTCACAATCATGATTCCGGTTAATTATACCAATGGTACTTTACAGCATTCCAATCTAGTATACAGCGATATAGACAAGCTTTCTATCTCAAACGTTCCAAATGCATCACATAG ATTCTGGACCCATTTATTGATGTCCTATGTCTTTACCTTCTGGACATGTTATGTGTTGAAAAAGGAGTATGAGACAGTTGCTTCCATGAGGTTGCATTTCATTCAATCAGAAAATCGGCGCCCTGATCAATTTACG GTACTTGTCAGGAATGTGCCACCAGACCCCGACGAATCAGTTAGTGAGCTTGTGGAGCATTTTTTTCTTGTCAACCATCCAGATCATTATCTCACTCATCAG GTTGTATACAATGCAAACGAACTTACAAAATTAgtcgaggagaagaagaaaaagcacAACTGGCTTGACTACTATCAGCTCAAGTTTTCTAGAAACCAATCAAAGAGACCCTCTGTGAAG ACTGGTTATCTTGGCTTTTGGGGAGAGAAGGTGGATGCAATTGATTTTTATAAGTCTGAGATTGAGAGACTATCAGAAGAA ATATCAAAAGAGAGAATGAGGATTGCTAAAGACCCTAAATCTATCATGCCAGCatcatttgtttctttcaaagATCGATGGGGAGCTGCCGTTTGTGCACAAACTCAACAATCCAGAAACCCAACTATATGGTTAACTGAATGGGCTCCAGAACCCCGTGATGTATATTGGTGTAACCTGCCGATTCCATATGTTTCACTAACAATCAGGAGGTTGATTAGTGGTGTTGCATTCTTCTTCCTCACCTTCTTCTTCATGATTCCCATAGCATTTGTACAGTCCCTTGCTAACATTTCAGGAATAGAGAAAACAGCTCCCTTCCTTAAGCCCATAGTTGAAGA GAAGTTTTTCAACTCAATTATCCAAGGTTTTCTTCCAGGAATTGCTCTGAAgctttttctcattttcctaCCCAGTGTATTGATGCTAATGTCCAAGTTTGAAGGATACTGTTCCATATCATCATTAGAGAGGGTATCTGCAAGTAAATACTACATATTTCTATTCATTAATGTATTCCTCGGAAGCATAATTACCGGCACTGCGTTTCAGCAACTGAACAATTTCATACACCAGTCAGCAAACGA AATCCCAATGACTATTGGTGTCTCAATCCCAATGAAAGCAACCTTTTTTATAACGTATATTATGGTTGATGGGTGGGCTGGAGTTGCTGGGGAGATTCTAAGGTTGAAACCCTTGATTTTCTATCACTTGAAAAACTTCTTCCTTGTGAAGACTGAAAAAGATCGGGAAGAGGCAATGGATCCTGGAAGCCTAGGTTTCAACACGGGCGAACCTCAAATACAACTCTACTTCTTGCTTGGCCTTGTTTATGCTGTAGTGACACCAATACTACTTCCCTTCATCATAATATTCTTTGGCTTGGCATATGTTGTGTATCGTCATCAG ATTATAAATGTCTACAATCAGCAGTATGAGAGCGCTGCAGCATTTTGGCCTGATGTTCATGGTCGCATCATAACTGCACTAGTTGTCTCACAATTACTTCTAATGGGATTGTTAAGCACAAAAGAAGCCGCACAATCGACGCCGTTGCTCATTACACTCCCAGTTTTAACAGTATGGTTTCATATATACTGTAGAGGTCGTTATGAACCAGCTTTCATCCGATACCCATTACAG GAAGCAATGATGAAAGATACCTTGGAACGAACCCGGGAGCCAAACTTGAACTTGAAAGAATACCTTCGAAGTGCTTACATCCACCCAGTCTTCAAACAGGAGGATGATAGTGATAGCGATAGT